One genomic window of Bacteroidia bacterium includes the following:
- a CDS encoding flavodoxin family protein, with the protein YIIATYLQELLQERNVDARLYRVEDADLHIWANKSDAANDFYEDIQALPVANESTLLKSKMIILGSPTTFGNVSAEMKAFMDSTYRLAESRELSGRYFACFTSCDHSIAEGAYCIDSMVHYSQTMGLIHIPLGMHADLAWANQPVSGIVHLAGKESSIRPSQQLGEVLELYADSLASYLN; encoded by the coding sequence GTTATATAATTGCAACTTATCTACAAGAGCTGTTGCAAGAGCGTAATGTTGATGCTCGTTTATATAGGGTTGAAGATGCAGATTTACACATTTGGGCAAACAAAAGTGATGCTGCTAACGATTTTTACGAAGATATTCAGGCTCTTCCAGTTGCTAATGAGTCAACACTTCTAAAAAGTAAGATGATTATTTTAGGCTCTCCTACTACTTTTGGTAATGTGAGTGCCGAGATGAAAGCTTTTATGGATTCAACTTATAGACTAGCTGAATCTAGAGAGTTAAGTGGGCGTTACTTTGCCTGTTTCACCAGTTGTGATCACAGTATTGCTGAAGGTGCTTATTGTATTGACTCAATGGTTCACTACTCACAAACTATGGGATTAATCCATATTCCGTTAGGAATGCATGCCGATTTAGCTTGGGCAAATCAACCTGTTAGTGGCATTGTCCATCTAGCTGGAAAAGAGAGTTCTATCCGCCCATCTCAACAACTTGGAGAAGTTTTAGAGCTCTACGCTGACTCTTTAGCCAGCTATTTGAACTAA